A portion of the Nitratidesulfovibrio termitidis HI1 genome contains these proteins:
- a CDS encoding phage tail tape measure protein, with amino-acid sequence MEVFSVFATMSLQDMISGPLGLITTRMKQLAQAADGLGGRMGKLAISMAPVAVAAAVLLGTLGLAAREAIAFESSMADVAKVVNFESAGELQSMSDTILDMSTRIPMAADGLAAIVAAAAQSGVAKADLTEFAEQAAKMGVAFDLTGDQAGKMMADWRAGMNLSLPRVYALADSVNHLSNNMNATAPALGEVIQRVGAVGMASGLAETQVAALGAAFLSAGASPEIASTALKKFTSTLVKGTALSKDAQAAFGSLGFSVTQMARDMQTDAQGTIFKVLQALADKPRELQMSLLTEMFGEEALGAIAPLLANMGNLTQAFELVGDASAYAGSMQAEFDTRSKTTANTLILLGNKMKALMIVAGSYFLPVIGRVAEGVGGFVDMLRGAAQTVAGEFALKLLAGIATAVVAATALSGAIWLLSAAGPMLAKALGPLKAALLGLSWPMWALIAVGAALYVAYRTNFGGMADTIDSWWSRISLVFRGVAAVFATLTDGVGEIRGQLATDIRAAGLEGLVTAVARVVFRIREFLTGMVDTVAPVGQRMADILGPSFSAIAATLGQVFDALGRMTAALFGAGAATDASGWQRFGEVLGTFVAGAAEGVAIAVRALIAPIEMAAGVVQFFLALINGVSLFDAGAALLGTFADGIKSMLAVPMEAVRGAMDLIAKLLPHSDADAGPLSTLTASGRATLTTMGEGMQAAAPDLNAALDDALGAAVPPGTLEAMAEVGVTPAKGREGRTGGRGVTIHIGSVSLPGVSDAQGFVSELQALVAEYDGVPEGGAA; translated from the coding sequence ATGGAAGTGTTCAGCGTCTTCGCCACCATGTCCTTGCAGGACATGATTTCCGGCCCGCTCGGCCTCATCACCACAAGGATGAAGCAGCTTGCGCAGGCCGCAGACGGCCTTGGCGGGCGCATGGGCAAGCTGGCCATTTCCATGGCTCCGGTTGCCGTGGCCGCCGCCGTGCTGCTGGGCACGCTGGGCCTTGCCGCGCGAGAGGCCATCGCCTTCGAGAGTTCCATGGCCGACGTGGCCAAGGTGGTGAACTTCGAGAGTGCGGGCGAGCTGCAATCCATGTCCGACACCATCCTGGACATGAGCACCCGCATTCCCATGGCGGCGGACGGGCTGGCGGCCATCGTGGCCGCCGCCGCGCAAAGCGGCGTGGCCAAGGCCGACCTGACGGAGTTCGCCGAGCAGGCCGCCAAAATGGGCGTGGCCTTCGACCTGACCGGGGACCAGGCGGGCAAGATGATGGCCGACTGGCGGGCGGGCATGAATCTGTCGCTGCCGCGCGTCTACGCGCTGGCGGATTCGGTGAACCACCTTTCCAACAACATGAACGCCACCGCCCCGGCGTTGGGCGAGGTGATCCAGCGCGTGGGCGCGGTGGGCATGGCGTCGGGCCTTGCGGAAACGCAGGTGGCGGCGCTGGGCGCGGCGTTCCTTTCCGCCGGGGCCTCGCCCGAAATCGCGTCCACGGCGCTCAAGAAGTTCACGTCCACGCTGGTCAAGGGCACGGCGCTCAGCAAGGACGCGCAGGCGGCCTTCGGCTCGCTGGGCTTTTCGGTCACGCAGATGGCCAGGGACATGCAGACCGACGCGCAAGGCACGATCTTCAAGGTGTTGCAGGCGCTGGCCGACAAGCCCAGGGAATTGCAGATGTCCTTGCTCACCGAGATGTTCGGTGAAGAGGCGTTGGGGGCCATTGCCCCGCTGCTGGCCAACATGGGCAACCTGACGCAGGCGTTCGAGCTGGTGGGCGATGCCTCGGCCTATGCGGGCAGCATGCAGGCGGAATTCGACACCCGCAGCAAGACCACGGCCAACACGCTGATCCTGCTGGGCAACAAGATGAAGGCGCTGATGATCGTGGCGGGCAGCTACTTTCTGCCGGTCATCGGGCGGGTTGCCGAAGGTGTGGGCGGCTTCGTGGACATGCTGCGCGGCGCGGCGCAGACCGTGGCCGGGGAATTCGCGCTCAAGCTGCTGGCGGGCATCGCCACCGCCGTGGTGGCCGCCACGGCCCTGTCCGGGGCCATCTGGCTGCTGTCCGCCGCCGGTCCCATGCTGGCCAAGGCCCTTGGGCCGCTCAAGGCGGCGCTGCTGGGCCTGTCGTGGCCCATGTGGGCGCTCATCGCCGTGGGCGCGGCGCTGTACGTGGCCTATCGCACCAACTTCGGCGGCATGGCCGACACCATCGACAGCTGGTGGTCGCGCATCTCGCTGGTGTTCCGGGGCGTGGCTGCCGTGTTCGCCACCCTTACCGACGGCGTGGGCGAGATTCGCGGCCAACTGGCCACGGACATCCGCGCCGCCGGGCTGGAAGGACTGGTGACCGCCGTGGCCCGCGTGGTGTTCCGCATCCGCGAGTTCCTCACCGGCATGGTGGATACCGTGGCCCCGGTGGGCCAGCGCATGGCCGACATCCTTGGGCCGTCGTTTTCGGCCATTGCCGCCACGCTGGGGCAGGTTTTCGACGCGCTGGGCAGGATGACCGCCGCCCTGTTCGGGGCCGGTGCCGCCACTGATGCCTCCGGCTGGCAGCGTTTCGGCGAGGTGCTGGGCACCTTCGTGGCCGGTGCCGCCGAAGGGGTGGCCATTGCCGTGCGCGCGCTCATCGCGCCCATCGAAATGGCGGCGGGCGTGGTGCAGTTCTTCCTCGCCCTCATCAACGGAGTGAGCCTGTTCGACGCCGGGGCGGCGCTGCTGGGCACCTTTGCCGACGGCATCAAGTCCATGCTGGCCGTGCCCATGGAAGCCGTGCGCGGGGCCATGGACCTGATTGCCAAGCTGTTGCCGCATTCGGATGCCGACGCGGGGCCGCTGTCCACGCTGACCGCATCCGGTCGGGCCACCCTGACCACCATGGGCGAGGGCATGCAGGCCGCCGCGCCGGATCTTAACGCCGCACTGGATGACGCCCTGGGCGCGGCGGTGCCCCCCGGCACGCTGGAAGCCATGGCCGAGGTGGGCGTAACGCCCGCCAAGGGCCGCGAGGGCCGCACCGGCGGGCGCGGGGTGACCATCCACATCGGCAGCGTGAGCCTGCCGGGCGTGTCCGACGCGCAGGGCTTCGTGTCCGAATTGCAGGCCCTTGTGGCCGAGTACGACGGAGTGCCGGAAGGCGGTGCCGCATGA
- a CDS encoding baseplate assembly protein gives MTEGVETGLQDIRLRLFTRLGSLFYDQGWGSLIHDWIFEENTEGARIAFEAEVTLRVELDPRVQVGSVRTTVFTWDERTVQAEVSWTFIGEDQPSNLILRADKSVRELVVKDVDPASV, from the coding sequence ATGACCGAAGGGGTGGAAACGGGCCTTCAGGACATCCGCCTGCGCCTGTTCACCCGGCTGGGTTCGCTCTTCTATGACCAGGGCTGGGGCAGCCTGATCCACGACTGGATTTTCGAGGAGAACACCGAGGGTGCCCGCATCGCCTTCGAGGCGGAGGTGACCCTGCGGGTGGAACTGGACCCGCGCGTGCAGGTGGGCAGCGTGCGCACCACGGTCTTCACGTGGGACGAGCGCACCGTGCAGGCCGAGGTATCCTGGACGTTCATCGGCGAGGACCAGCCCTCAAACCTCATCCTGCGCGCCGACAAGTCCGTGCGCGAACTGGTGGTGAAGGATGTCGACCCTGCGTCTGTCTAA
- a CDS encoding baseplate J/gp47 family protein, with amino-acid sequence MSTLRLSKSLEQIRADIYARMEAVQDEYAAQGWLPQRLNLNKGIARGLIELFAWGLWQLYQLLEQVFQQAVPANATGDFLDLHAEQIELARKQATQARGTVTFHRAATSASGGTDTPNVRIPAGRIVRTLPDGRGMVYRYVTEADAVLPAGAGAVAVMARAEEYGAAANAAPGQIVELATPVPGIGAVSNAAGWLAEEGADAESDALLRRRYALAWQARAGITSAAYKAAALSITGVVDVYVDDQHPRGEGTVDVVVKGAAGQPTEQLLQAVRAAIATQIRINHDVVVKAPAPVGVDVTMELELLSGDADATVLAARAWVEALFEGDQREVPAFGIGHDVVRDRMAAGIVSIAGVKRIDWASPVGDVDIPADGLATLNSLTVTARWVTEA; translated from the coding sequence ATGTCGACCCTGCGTCTGTCTAAATCGCTGGAGCAGATCCGCGCGGATATCTACGCCCGCATGGAAGCCGTGCAGGACGAGTACGCCGCGCAGGGCTGGCTGCCGCAGCGCCTGAACCTGAACAAGGGCATCGCGCGTGGCCTCATCGAACTGTTCGCGTGGGGGTTGTGGCAGCTCTACCAACTGCTGGAGCAGGTGTTCCAGCAGGCCGTGCCCGCCAACGCCACCGGCGACTTCCTCGACCTGCACGCGGAACAGATCGAACTGGCCCGCAAGCAGGCCACGCAGGCGCGGGGCACGGTGACCTTCCACCGGGCGGCCACGTCGGCCAGTGGCGGAACGGATACGCCCAACGTGCGCATCCCCGCCGGGCGCATCGTGCGCACGCTGCCGGATGGCCGGGGCATGGTCTACCGCTACGTCACCGAGGCCGACGCGGTGCTGCCCGCCGGGGCCGGTGCGGTGGCCGTCATGGCGCGGGCCGAGGAATACGGCGCGGCGGCCAATGCAGCCCCCGGCCAGATCGTGGAACTGGCCACGCCGGTGCCCGGCATCGGCGCGGTGAGCAACGCGGCGGGCTGGCTGGCCGAGGAAGGGGCCGACGCGGAATCCGACGCCCTGCTGCGCCGCCGGTACGCGCTGGCGTGGCAGGCGCGCGCGGGCATCACCAGCGCCGCGTACAAGGCGGCGGCCCTGTCCATAACCGGCGTGGTGGATGTGTACGTGGACGACCAGCACCCGCGCGGCGAAGGCACCGTGGATGTGGTGGTCAAGGGCGCGGCGGGCCAGCCCACCGAGCAGCTGTTGCAGGCGGTGCGCGCCGCCATCGCCACGCAGATCCGCATCAACCACGACGTGGTGGTGAAGGCCCCCGCGCCGGTGGGCGTGGACGTGACCATGGAACTGGAGCTGCTTTCCGGCGACGCGGACGCCACGGTGCTGGCCGCCCGCGCGTGGGTGGAGGCGCTGTTCGAGGGCGACCAGCGGGAGGTGCCTGCCTTCGGCATCGGGCACGACGTGGTGCGCGACCGCATGGCGGCGGGCATCGTCTCCATCGCCGGGGTGAAGCGCATCGACTGGGCCAGCCCGGTCGGCGACGTGGACATTCCCGCCGACGGGCTGGCCACCCTGAACAGCCTGACCGTGACCGCCCGCTGGGTGACGGAGGCGTGA
- a CDS encoding phage tail protein, which produces MAGLFWSYFRERLAWPWIFRPGPLAVIARGLADYLDTVREDIRWTRDQWIVTTAEQALMQGYGASRGAPRTRHDDDERHRRRVERAYAWHAMGGTVEGLPRILEEYGYPGGRVRNLRDHNAELWAHFDVELLNPPALFGQADIEAVLDLVNEYKPARSVVGLVQFTGQGAAPLALGAVLTTSVVVEHVVATGSEAPFPPAPLQAGVVAVQYIFVRHEVREVTS; this is translated from the coding sequence ATGGCGGGCCTGTTCTGGTCATACTTCCGCGAGCGGCTGGCGTGGCCGTGGATCTTCCGTCCGGGGCCGCTGGCCGTCATCGCACGCGGGCTGGCCGACTACCTGGACACTGTGCGCGAGGACATCCGCTGGACGCGCGACCAGTGGATCGTGACCACGGCGGAACAGGCGCTGATGCAGGGCTACGGCGCATCGCGCGGCGCGCCGCGCACCCGGCACGATGACGACGAGCGCCACCGCCGCCGGGTGGAACGGGCCTACGCCTGGCACGCCATGGGCGGCACCGTGGAAGGGCTGCCGCGCATCCTTGAGGAATACGGCTACCCCGGCGGCAGGGTGCGCAACCTGCGCGACCACAACGCCGAGCTGTGGGCGCACTTCGACGTGGAGTTGCTGAACCCGCCCGCGCTGTTCGGGCAGGCCGACATCGAGGCCGTGCTGGATCTGGTCAACGAATACAAGCCCGCGCGCTCGGTGGTGGGGCTGGTGCAGTTCACCGGTCAGGGCGCGGCCCCGCTGGCGCTGGGGGCCGTGCTGACCACATCGGTTGTGGTCGAGCACGTGGTGGCCACCGGTTCCGAAGCGCCGTTCCCGCCCGCCCCGCTGCAAGCCGGGGTGGTGGCCGTGCAATACATTTTCGTCCGACACGAAGTACGCGAGGTTACGTCATGA
- a CDS encoding phage tail protein, with protein MSDELKGIWTAKGLEKLAAAYAGGAPLVLRQIAVGDGGGSVPAPAPSWTGLAAEKWRGNVNAVMVNPDAPTEVVADVVLPFNVGGFFIREWGLFDEAGDMVAVGPHAETYKPLIAEGTAVEVTERIRLPLTNSAAVTLTIASAAMATQQYVRQYVTQVVEGHDAASDAHAGRLDALAEALATHGHAYATEETPGFVRRATDEDVEAGVGNGYVSPPQLDAALASVDVVAALRDMQAGTVRLWPSLTVPVLADGLPLGLPLDGAVVSLTTYPRLARVLCPVGDNAWAPAWYRCTAGGVRDVAGTYIKLDDWRGGYPQVLDAGAARAKSTVLVSTTAGSANITIVNNLSAGGTLTTPYTGSDGIYPGLSVSGAGIPAGATVVSVAGTTVTLSMACTATGASVEATVTGRVLGDWQRDAARRIIGGFSIGTLMGPSGSGPFTVGTVSGPRINASTATDSRDYLGFDTARVGPVAPTSRPAGPVANAIILV; from the coding sequence ATGAGCGATGAGCTGAAAGGCATCTGGACCGCGAAGGGATTGGAAAAGCTGGCGGCGGCCTACGCCGGGGGCGCGCCCTTGGTGCTGCGGCAGATTGCCGTGGGCGACGGCGGGGGCAGCGTGCCCGCGCCCGCGCCCAGTTGGACCGGCCTTGCGGCGGAGAAGTGGCGCGGCAACGTCAACGCCGTCATGGTCAACCCCGACGCCCCCACCGAGGTGGTGGCCGACGTGGTGCTGCCCTTCAACGTGGGCGGGTTCTTCATCCGCGAATGGGGCCTGTTCGACGAGGCGGGCGACATGGTGGCCGTGGGGCCGCACGCGGAAACCTACAAGCCGCTGATAGCCGAGGGCACGGCGGTGGAAGTGACCGAACGCATCCGCCTGCCGCTGACCAACTCCGCCGCCGTGACCCTGACCATCGCCAGCGCGGCCATGGCCACCCAGCAGTACGTGCGCCAGTACGTGACGCAGGTGGTGGAAGGGCATGATGCGGCTTCCGACGCGCACGCCGGGCGGCTGGATGCGCTGGCTGAGGCGCTGGCCACCCACGGGCATGCCTATGCCACGGAGGAAACGCCGGGCTTCGTGCGCAGGGCCACGGACGAGGATGTCGAGGCCGGGGTGGGGAACGGGTATGTTTCCCCGCCGCAACTGGATGCAGCGCTGGCTTCAGTGGATGTGGTGGCCGCCCTGCGCGACATGCAGGCGGGTACCGTCCGCCTTTGGCCGTCGCTCACCGTGCCCGTTCTGGCGGATGGATTGCCGCTGGGCCTGCCTCTGGACGGTGCGGTGGTGTCGCTGACGACGTATCCGAGGCTGGCGCGCGTGCTGTGCCCGGTCGGGGACAATGCGTGGGCACCCGCTTGGTACCGCTGCACGGCTGGTGGCGTGCGCGACGTGGCGGGGACGTACATCAAGCTGGACGACTGGCGCGGCGGCTATCCGCAGGTGCTGGATGCGGGTGCCGCGCGGGCCAAATCCACGGTGCTGGTCAGCACCACGGCAGGTAGCGCCAACATTACCATCGTCAACAACCTGAGCGCCGGTGGCACGTTGACCACCCCCTACACCGGCAGCGACGGAATTTATCCCGGTCTGTCCGTGTCTGGTGCGGGCATCCCCGCAGGGGCTACCGTGGTGAGCGTGGCGGGCACCACGGTGACGCTGTCGATGGCGTGCACGGCGACAGGGGCCAGCGTGGAAGCGACGGTGACCGGGCGTGTTTTGGGCGATTGGCAAAGGGACGCCGCGCGAAGAATCATCGGCGGATTTAGTATCGGCACATTGATGGGGCCATCAGGGTCAGGCCCGTTTACCGTCGGCACTGTCAGCGGCCCGCGCATAAACGCGAGTACGGCAACCGACTCACGAGACTACCTTGGTTTCGATACCGCGCGCGTTGGGCCGGTAGCTCCCACTTCCCGTCCCGCTGGTCCCGTAGCTAACGCCATTATCCTCGTCTAG
- a CDS encoding Fic family protein, with protein MARTYEKSHPWLSFSVDMSRANHNVLMLLGEAQSKCEHIAGVPLKPDVEDELHRLYLAKGALATTAIEGNTLSEEQVLQQIEGKLDLPRSKEYLRQEVENIVNACNVVATRVLKGNSDCLTTQEICEFNKFVLKDLPLDVGVHPGEIRQHKVNVGRYIGAPPEDCTYLLDKTCEMLNDSRFSLGDEWTTASGILKSIVLHIYIAWIHPFGDGNGRTARLLELKTCIASGVPTPAAQLLSNHYNATRSEYYRKLTESTDRRCIFPFIEYALRGYVDQLAEQLSRIRDYQWTAMWINHVHEKFRNQPSKTATRRRRLVLDLTDVKKDDGWVGLNEIKTITTRIALEYANSTSKLVSRDINSLLEMNLIEKDGRRIRASKQSILAYLPERSPRCSISRLPNKAQNSDGKLDEHTPI; from the coding sequence ATGGCAAGAACATATGAAAAAAGTCACCCATGGCTGTCGTTTAGCGTGGACATGAGCAGAGCCAATCACAATGTTCTTATGCTGCTGGGAGAGGCTCAATCGAAATGCGAGCACATTGCTGGGGTTCCTCTAAAGCCCGATGTCGAGGACGAACTCCACAGGCTCTATCTGGCGAAAGGGGCGCTAGCGACCACCGCCATCGAAGGGAATACGCTATCTGAGGAGCAAGTATTACAACAGATTGAAGGTAAATTGGACTTGCCAAGATCTAAAGAGTACTTGCGGCAAGAGGTTGAAAATATTGTTAATGCCTGCAATGTAGTTGCAACTCGGGTCTTAAAGGGCAACTCAGACTGCCTGACGACGCAGGAAATATGTGAATTTAATAAATTTGTATTAAAGGATCTCCCGCTTGATGTGGGCGTTCATCCTGGAGAGATTAGACAGCATAAGGTCAATGTGGGGCGATACATCGGTGCCCCGCCGGAGGATTGTACATATCTTCTCGATAAAACATGCGAAATGCTTAATGACTCTAGATTTTCGCTTGGCGATGAGTGGACTACCGCTTCTGGCATTCTAAAGTCAATTGTCTTGCATATATATATAGCGTGGATACATCCATTTGGAGATGGAAACGGTCGAACTGCGCGCCTGCTTGAACTAAAGACATGCATCGCTTCGGGCGTCCCAACGCCAGCGGCCCAGCTACTTAGCAATCATTACAACGCGACGAGGTCGGAATATTACAGAAAATTAACTGAATCAACTGATAGGAGATGTATATTTCCATTCATAGAGTATGCATTGCGTGGATATGTTGACCAATTAGCAGAGCAGCTATCAAGAATAAGAGATTACCAATGGACAGCAATGTGGATAAACCATGTTCATGAAAAATTTAGAAACCAACCTTCAAAAACTGCAACCAGAAGAAGAAGGCTTGTTCTTGACCTTACGGATGTAAAGAAGGACGATGGATGGGTTGGGTTGAACGAAATAAAAACGATAACTACAAGAATTGCACTTGAATATGCTAATTCTACATCAAAACTTGTGAGCAGGGATATAAACAGTCTACTTGAAATGAATTTAATAGAAAAAGATGGGCGAAGGATTCGAGCAAGCAAGCAAAGTATATTGGCATATCTTCCCGAAAGAAGCCCAAGATGCAGCATTTCAAGACTTCCAAATAAGGCGCAGAATAGCGACGGGAAGCTCGACGAACATACGCCAATATAA
- a CDS encoding DUF4875 domain-containing protein — protein sequence MSGGSRKRWRYRIVPADADQSEFSRQNMAATVIAAAKHYTETGGAALVQVILESQANRRPHAATQLATAEYSPDGKGAGGDTGKVWRVTAGKRGTTTQEREMASLWGELRGHYQKDGYTDEDALRAAIAKRMEISPGEVKLPRILQEEVPLSPDQLAAVPSTGPAR from the coding sequence ATGTCCGGCGGATCCCGCAAACGCTGGCGGTATCGCATCGTGCCTGCGGATGCCGACCAGTCCGAATTTTCGCGGCAGAACATGGCAGCCACGGTCATTGCGGCGGCCAAGCACTACACCGAGACGGGCGGGGCCGCCCTTGTGCAGGTCATCCTTGAATCGCAGGCCAATCGGCGGCCACATGCCGCCACCCAGCTTGCCACGGCGGAGTATTCGCCGGACGGCAAGGGCGCTGGCGGCGATACCGGCAAGGTCTGGCGCGTGACGGCGGGCAAGCGCGGCACCACGACGCAGGAGCGCGAGATGGCCAGCCTGTGGGGTGAGTTGCGCGGCCACTACCAGAAGGACGGTTATACCGATGAAGATGCGCTGCGCGCCGCCATTGCCAAGCGCATGGAGATTTCCCCCGGCGAGGTGAAGTTGCCGCGCATCCTTCAGGAAGAGGTGCCCCTTTCGCCGGACCAGCTTGCGGCAGTCCCGTCCACCGGCCCCGCGCGGTAG
- a CDS encoding bifunctional folylpolyglutamate synthase/dihydrofolate synthase yields MTYASSASPFATYDDVQAHLDRLGMFHMDLGLGRMERVLDALSLAAPPFTVAQVVGTNGKGSTSTFLAAIGTAHGLRTGLYTSPHFVTPRERIRIDGAMLAADQWPGLANRIMAAGGDALTYFEFLTALGLLAFSEAGVQFAVLEAGLGGAHDATTAVAADVVCVTPIGLDHQSVLGATIAAIAADKAGALRPGVPAVTAPQPAEAMDELRAAADACGATLHDADDVAKLPAKVELGLAGPHQRTNALVALAAWTTLAKANGWESQEDAVRQGLAEAWIPGRLQWVERPTAEPHGANGPDGPDGPDGPDEPDGADETGAPNASEIPETPGMPALPARLAIDGAHNAHGLAALRAALADQCVRPVVVIFSCLADKDLVAMAEEVRRLAGGAPVLVPTIRDNARAARGEDLAALLGSTARAVPDMAAALAEATALAPQGPVLLCGSLYLLGEFFTLRPDCLESRGAGSACEVPVDSSDMPPGAHPDTHPDSAPATPPGPPHSGN; encoded by the coding sequence ATGACATACGCATCTTCTGCATCTCCTTTCGCCACCTATGACGACGTACAAGCCCACCTGGACAGGCTGGGCATGTTCCACATGGACCTTGGCCTTGGCCGCATGGAACGCGTGCTGGACGCGCTGTCCCTCGCAGCGCCGCCCTTCACCGTGGCCCAGGTGGTGGGCACCAACGGCAAGGGGTCCACGTCCACCTTTCTGGCCGCCATCGGCACGGCACACGGGCTGCGCACCGGGTTGTACACCTCGCCGCACTTCGTCACCCCGCGTGAACGCATCCGCATCGACGGGGCCATGCTGGCCGCCGATCAGTGGCCGGGTCTGGCCAACCGGATCATGGCGGCGGGCGGCGATGCGCTGACCTATTTCGAATTCCTTACCGCTCTCGGCCTGCTGGCCTTCAGCGAGGCGGGCGTGCAGTTTGCCGTGCTGGAGGCGGGCCTTGGCGGCGCGCACGACGCCACCACCGCTGTGGCCGCCGACGTGGTCTGCGTGACGCCCATCGGGCTGGACCATCAAAGCGTGCTGGGCGCCACCATCGCCGCCATCGCCGCCGACAAGGCCGGAGCGTTGCGCCCCGGCGTGCCCGCCGTCACCGCGCCCCAGCCTGCGGAGGCCATGGACGAACTGCGCGCGGCGGCGGACGCCTGCGGCGCCACCCTGCACGATGCCGACGACGTGGCCAAACTGCCCGCCAAGGTGGAACTGGGCCTGGCCGGGCCGCACCAGCGCACCAACGCGCTGGTGGCTTTGGCTGCATGGACCACGCTGGCCAAGGCCAACGGATGGGAATCTCAGGAGGACGCCGTGCGCCAGGGACTGGCCGAGGCGTGGATTCCCGGTCGCCTGCAATGGGTGGAACGGCCCACCGCCGAACCGCACGGCGCAAATGGGCCAGATGGGCCAGATGGGCCGGACGGGCCAGATGAGCCAGATGGGGCGGACGAAACGGGCGCGCCGAACGCTTCCGAAATCCCTGAAACACCCGGCATGCCCGCCCTGCCCGCGCGCCTTGCCATCGACGGTGCCCACAACGCCCACGGGCTGGCCGCCCTGCGAGCGGCGCTGGCTGACCAGTGCGTGCGCCCCGTCGTGGTGATCTTCTCATGCCTGGCCGACAAGGATCTTGTGGCCATGGCGGAAGAGGTGCGCCGCCTAGCCGGGGGTGCCCCCGTGCTGGTGCCCACCATCCGCGACAACGCCCGCGCCGCGCGGGGCGAAGACTTGGCCGCCCTGCTGGGCTCCACCGCCCGCGCCGTGCCGGACATGGCCGCTGCGCTGGCCGAGGCCACCGCCCTTGCCCCGCAGGGTCCGGTGCTGTTGTGCGGCTCCTTGTATTTGCTCGGCGAGTTCTTTACACTTCGGCCCGATTGTCTGGAATCGCGGGGTGCTGGCAGCGCCTGCGAAGTGCCTGTGGATTCGTCAGACATGCCACCGGGCGCACATCCGGACACGCATCCGGACAGCGCCCCGGCAACACCTCCCGGGCCGCCGCACTCCGGCAACTGA
- the selA gene encoding L-seryl-tRNA(Sec) selenium transferase: MSNLFRSLPSMDALLTALAHPEQARPGTPAASGLAAQFAQSDVADLAALPRPLLRDLVNAFLDQCREAIRSGDITDAAALSTQALLPALIAHVLRAARPHFRRVLNATGVVIHTNLGRSLLAEEATAAVAEACANYSNLEFDLTTGERGSRYSHVEELLCKVTGAEAGLVVNNNAAAVLLVLDTLCKGGEVVVSRGQLVEIGGSFRIPEVMEKSGAVLREVGATNRTHLRDYENAINEHTVALLKVHTSNYRITGFHKEVPLAELVALGRARNLPVIEDLGSGSFLDFTPWGLHGEPTVREVVSDGADVVSFSGDKVLGGPQAGLIVGRREIIARIKRNPLNRALRIDKMTLAALEATLRLYLDPELARRKVPTLRMMTAPADELARRARKLATRLRTALGDAAAIGLAPGVSRVGGGSFPERDLPTTLVSVAPTGGSATALKERLLDTDPPLVGRLEDDTFRLDPRTLDDAEFPLVAAALAQALGLPGAPVAARPGKRPPRVRRG, encoded by the coding sequence GTGTCGAACCTGTTCCGGTCCCTGCCCTCCATGGACGCCCTGCTCACCGCCCTGGCACATCCGGAACAGGCCAGGCCGGGAACGCCCGCCGCATCCGGCCTGGCCGCGCAGTTCGCACAGTCCGACGTGGCCGACCTGGCCGCGCTGCCGCGCCCGCTGCTGCGCGACCTGGTCAATGCCTTCCTTGATCAGTGCCGCGAGGCCATCCGCTCCGGGGACATCACCGACGCCGCGGCCCTCTCCACGCAGGCGCTGCTGCCCGCACTCATCGCGCATGTGCTGCGTGCGGCGCGCCCCCACTTCCGCCGCGTGCTCAACGCCACCGGCGTGGTCATCCACACCAACCTCGGTCGCTCACTGCTGGCGGAAGAAGCCACCGCCGCCGTGGCCGAGGCCTGCGCCAACTATTCCAACCTCGAATTCGACCTGACCACCGGCGAACGCGGCAGCCGCTACTCCCACGTGGAAGAACTGCTGTGCAAGGTCACCGGGGCAGAGGCGGGCCTTGTGGTCAACAACAACGCCGCCGCCGTGCTGCTGGTGCTGGACACCCTGTGCAAGGGCGGCGAGGTGGTGGTTTCGCGCGGGCAGTTGGTGGAAATCGGCGGCAGCTTCCGCATCCCCGAAGTCATGGAGAAAAGCGGCGCGGTGCTGCGCGAGGTGGGCGCCACCAACCGCACCCACCTGCGCGACTACGAAAACGCCATCAACGAGCACACCGTGGCCCTGCTGAAGGTGCACACCTCCAACTACCGCATCACCGGCTTCCACAAGGAAGTGCCCCTGGCGGAACTGGTGGCCCTGGGCCGGGCGCGCAACCTGCCGGTCATCGAAGACCTTGGCAGCGGCAGCTTCCTGGACTTCACCCCGTGGGGCCTGCATGGCGAACCCACGGTGCGCGAGGTGGTTTCCGACGGGGCCGACGTGGTCAGCTTTTCGGGCGACAAGGTGCTGGGCGGCCCGCAGGCCGGGCTTATCGTGGGGCGGCGCGAGATCATCGCGCGCATCAAGCGCAACCCGCTCAACCGCGCCCTGCGCATCGACAAGATGACCCTGGCAGCGCTGGAGGCCACCCTGCGCCTGTACCTGGACCCGGAACTGGCCCGCCGCAAGGTGCCTACCCTGCGCATGATGACCGCCCCGGCAGACGAACTGGCCCGGCGGGCGCGCAAGCTGGCAACCCGGTTGCGCACCGCGCTGGGCGATGCGGCCGCCATCGGCCTTGCCCCCGGCGTGTCGCGGGTGGGGGGCGGCTCCTTTCCGGAACGCGACCTTCCGACCACACTGGTCAGCGTGGCCCCGACAGGCGGTTCCGCCACCGCGTTGAAGGAACGGCTGCTGGACACCGATCCGCCATTGGTCGGCAGGCTGGAGGATGACACCTTCCGGCTGGACCCGCGCACCCTGGACGATGCGGAATTTCCCCTGGTGGCCGCCGCGCTGGCCCAGGCGTTGGGCCTGCCCGGCGCACCCGTTGCGGCGCGGCCCGGCAAACGCCCGCCGCGCGTCCGACGCGGGTAG